The sequence below is a genomic window from Shinella sp. PSBB067.
AGCATGCTTTTCTCCCGTCACTTCTGTTTTTCGTCGAGCCAGCCCCGGATGAGCTGGCGATAGCGTTCCCCGCCGAAACTTGGAAAATGGCCGCCATGCACCAGCCGCACGGGCAGGGTCAGGAGCCGTTCCATGGAGGCAATATAATGTGTCAGGTCGGAATGATAGGTGTCCTCGATCAGCGGGCCGTCGTAGACGATATCGCCCGAGAAGAGAATTTCGGTCGCCTTCTCGTAGAGCGCAATACCCCCCGGGGAGTGGCCCGGCGTGTGGACGACCTCGAACTGCCGGTCGCCGAGGTCGATGACGTCGCCGTCTTCGAGGATGCGCGTCGCCGGGGCCTTCTTCACCGCGTAGCATTTCGAGCAATAGGGCTCGGGCGGCAGCGCGTCGAATATCTCGTCGGTGACGTAGGGATCGGCCAGCGTGTTCTGCCGCGTCGGGTTGGAGAGAAGATCGGCCTCGGCGGAATGCACCGCACGGCACTCGAATTCGTGGTGGCAGCCGATATGGTCGAAA
It includes:
- a CDS encoding MBL fold metallo-hydrolase, translating into MQRIRPEDWYSVRRLDDDVTAISEPYIQEFYRCNIWHIRGRDRDMLVDSGMGVVSLREWVPLVTERDLIAVASHTHFDHIGCHHEFECRAVHSAEADLLSNPTRQNTLADPYVTDEIFDALPPEPYCSKCYAVKKAPATRILEDGDVIDLGDRQFEVVHTPGHSPGGIALYEKATEILFSGDIVYDGPLIEDTYHSDLTHYIASMERLLTLPVRLVHGGHFPSFGGERYRQLIRGWLDEKQK